From Cellvibrio zantedeschiae, the proteins below share one genomic window:
- a CDS encoding beta-L-arabinofuranosidase domain-containing protein — protein sequence MFPLSRRQLLGHSSLLFCGYASSVQAAKFLPGARKLVAKPPLQQFSYDRVRLGESLLREQLDYQTRLFMGIDDDKLLKPFRQRAGQAAPGEDMGGWYDDSKDFHIDPNDWSTANWHGYIPGHSFGQYVSGLARAYAITGDEKIKQKVSGLVNKYALTISPRFFENYYLPAYTYDKLAIGLIDAYQYVGVEESKTALDKLTTAVLPFLPEKALTREERRARPYTQEAEIWDEPYTLPENLFIAWQLGMGERYKDLAARYLQNEAFFDPLAKGISPFKGKHAYSHVNALNSAIQAYFTNGESKYLKAARNGFAFIEAQSFATGGWGPNEELIAPDDTETLLQSLTETHRTFETPCGAYGHFKIARSLLQITKSSHYGDSMERILYNTILGAKPTLPDGSTFYYSDYNQKAHKFFRGEQWPCCSGTFIQLAADYGISTYVQEPERVYVNLYVPSQVRLDYGNHAVSIEQTTKYPFANTSSLKITADKPTRFSVSLRIPAWAGKATAISINGEPQPSEIKAGSFFDLSRTWKNGDLIEIILDMPMRLEALNSAHKDVVALLKGPLVLFPVDADAVNFTREQLLGATQVSDTSWKIKLGEKNIYLKPFIHIKDESYRLYNKILPKV from the coding sequence ATGTTTCCTCTCTCCCGTCGCCAACTTCTGGGCCATTCTTCATTACTGTTTTGTGGTTATGCATCTTCTGTTCAAGCCGCCAAATTTTTACCTGGCGCGCGCAAACTTGTAGCCAAGCCTCCGCTGCAGCAATTTTCTTATGACCGGGTGCGCTTGGGTGAAAGTTTATTGCGCGAGCAACTTGATTATCAAACACGTTTATTTATGGGAATTGATGACGATAAATTATTAAAACCTTTTCGCCAGCGCGCCGGGCAAGCTGCACCGGGTGAGGACATGGGCGGTTGGTATGATGATTCGAAAGATTTTCACATAGATCCCAATGATTGGAGCACGGCGAATTGGCACGGCTATATTCCCGGCCACAGTTTTGGGCAATATGTTTCAGGCTTGGCTCGTGCTTACGCCATTACTGGCGATGAAAAAATCAAGCAAAAAGTTAGCGGATTGGTAAATAAATACGCGCTTACAATATCGCCGCGTTTTTTTGAAAATTATTATTTGCCTGCTTATACCTACGATAAGCTGGCCATAGGTTTGATAGACGCATATCAATACGTAGGAGTTGAAGAATCCAAAACTGCGCTCGATAAATTAACCACGGCAGTCTTACCTTTTTTGCCGGAGAAAGCGCTGACGCGTGAAGAGCGCCGCGCACGTCCCTACACACAGGAAGCGGAGATTTGGGACGAGCCCTATACTCTGCCAGAAAATCTTTTTATTGCCTGGCAATTGGGAATGGGTGAAAGATATAAAGACCTTGCTGCTCGCTATTTACAAAACGAAGCTTTTTTTGATCCGCTTGCAAAAGGGATAAGTCCCTTTAAAGGCAAGCATGCTTACAGTCATGTCAATGCGCTTAATTCTGCTATTCAAGCCTATTTCACCAATGGTGAGAGCAAATACCTAAAAGCAGCGCGCAATGGTTTTGCGTTTATTGAAGCCCAATCTTTTGCGACAGGTGGTTGGGGGCCAAATGAAGAATTAATTGCGCCGGACGATACCGAAACCTTACTGCAATCGCTGACAGAAACCCATCGCACTTTTGAGACACCTTGCGGTGCTTATGGGCATTTTAAAATTGCGCGCAGCCTGTTGCAAATTACCAAGTCGAGCCACTACGGCGATAGTATGGAGCGCATACTTTACAATACGATTCTTGGTGCTAAACCAACGCTGCCGGATGGCAGTACTTTTTATTATTCCGATTACAATCAAAAAGCCCATAAATTTTTCCGCGGTGAGCAATGGCCCTGTTGTTCGGGCACGTTTATTCAGTTGGCGGCGGATTATGGCATCAGCACTTATGTGCAGGAGCCAGAGCGTGTTTATGTAAATCTTTATGTTCCCTCACAAGTGCGCCTGGATTACGGCAATCATGCTGTCTCAATTGAGCAAACCACTAAATATCCTTTTGCCAATACCAGTAGCCTAAAAATTACAGCAGATAAACCGACTAGGTTTAGTGTGTCATTGCGAATTCCTGCGTGGGCAGGTAAGGCGACAGCTATCAGTATTAATGGTGAACCACAGCCTAGTGAAATTAAAGCAGGAAGTTTTTTTGACCTGTCCAGAACCTGGAAAAACGGCGACCTTATAGAAATTATTTTAGATATGCCCATGCGACTTGAAGCGTTAAACTCCGCGCATAAAGATGTAGTGGCACTTTTAAAAGGCCCGCTGGTTTTATTTCCGGTAGATGCAGATGCTGTGAATTTCACTCGCGAACAATTATTGGGTGCAACGCAAGTTTCTGATACAAGCTGGAAAATAAAACTGGGTGAAAAGAATATTTATTTAAAGCCTTTTATTCATATCAAAGACGAAAGCTATAGACTCTACAATAAAATACTTCCTAAGGTTTAG
- a CDS encoding glycoside hydrolase family 31 protein, translating into MHLKHLLTGMAAGLLAASALAEPIKVLDRNGSYVGVETYAPNIVRVTLATDRNLAAAGPGYGFIAKSDDKGFSHKSDDKGDDFVSSSLTLHVNAQRWPSAPSMGERYFAPSLPPVSLQVKNAKGDQVLSMNGWEMAPYEVSGEQTYQVGASFGTSPDEHFYGLGQNQEGILDLRGRAIDCKHWYDAPHGETVCVPFMLSNKGYGIIWDNPSATKIYPAVNGRTLWQSRVGERVSYFVITGTPDEIWAGYAKLTGKTPIPPKAAFGLIQSKARYASQKEVEEVADTYQAKKYPLDIMVVDWFHWTRMGQMDIDPAQFPDPTGMNKKLHAMGLQSIISIWPRYETAGRYYNELDSKGYFLKNKDGKSQDGLPFRSDRTGALIDSTNPDARKWFFEKARDNILSHGFDYPWLDETEPDLVPDGLFFKIGSGDRYRNLYPLMHVEGFADGLREYRPNKRSLILARAAYLGSQRTGGLFWSSDIQPSWEALKRQVPTGLNMTASGFAYWGNDIGGWQWLPQTTSATKAPLLDPSDARETVGQNHDYPELHTRWFQYGTFLPTLRLHGDRKHAEIWAFGKEAEAIMAKYDRLRYQLIPYIYSQAKRTYDTGSPFMRALWVDFPNDPKVANIGDQYMFGPAFLVAPVTEQAQTEKDVYLPAGADWYNFWTNEKFAGGQTIKVAAPIDQIPVFVKAGSIVPIGADIQSTATKQAIASIKVYPGADADFTLYDDDGVSLDYQKGKGTSTKLHWNNSSKVLSGASSNLVNVISK; encoded by the coding sequence ATGCACCTAAAACACCTGTTGACGGGTATGGCTGCCGGCCTGCTCGCGGCTTCAGCTTTGGCTGAGCCTATCAAAGTTTTGGATCGAAACGGTTCTTATGTAGGGGTTGAAACCTACGCGCCCAACATTGTGCGGGTAACTTTAGCAACTGACCGCAACCTCGCGGCGGCTGGACCAGGTTATGGGTTTATTGCCAAGAGCGACGATAAAGGCTTTAGCCACAAAAGCGACGACAAGGGCGATGATTTCGTTTCCAGCAGCCTGACCCTGCACGTAAATGCCCAGCGTTGGCCAAGTGCGCCGAGTATGGGCGAGCGTTACTTTGCTCCATCTTTACCACCCGTTTCCCTGCAAGTAAAAAATGCCAAGGGCGACCAAGTTCTCAGTATGAATGGCTGGGAAATGGCTCCTTACGAGGTTAGCGGCGAGCAAACCTATCAAGTGGGTGCCAGCTTTGGTACTTCACCGGATGAGCATTTTTATGGCTTGGGCCAAAACCAGGAAGGCATCCTCGATTTGCGCGGCCGTGCGATAGATTGTAAGCACTGGTATGACGCTCCTCACGGCGAGACTGTGTGTGTTCCCTTTATGCTGTCCAACAAAGGCTATGGCATCATCTGGGATAACCCTTCCGCTACCAAAATTTACCCCGCTGTGAATGGCCGTACTCTTTGGCAGTCGCGCGTCGGTGAACGTGTTTCTTACTTTGTGATTACGGGTACTCCAGACGAAATCTGGGCGGGTTACGCCAAGCTCACCGGTAAAACGCCAATTCCGCCTAAAGCGGCTTTCGGTTTGATCCAATCCAAAGCGCGTTATGCCAGCCAGAAAGAAGTGGAAGAGGTTGCCGACACTTACCAGGCCAAAAAATATCCGCTGGATATTATGGTGGTCGACTGGTTCCATTGGACTCGTATGGGCCAAATGGACATAGATCCGGCGCAATTTCCTGATCCAACCGGCATGAACAAAAAGCTTCATGCGATGGGTTTGCAATCCATCATCTCAATTTGGCCGCGCTACGAAACAGCGGGTCGCTACTATAACGAACTCGATAGCAAAGGTTATTTCCTGAAGAATAAAGACGGTAAGTCCCAAGATGGCTTGCCGTTCCGTTCGGATCGTACAGGTGCCTTGATCGATTCCACCAATCCTGATGCGCGCAAATGGTTCTTTGAAAAAGCGCGCGACAATATCCTTTCCCACGGTTTCGATTACCCATGGTTGGATGAAACCGAGCCAGACTTGGTGCCGGATGGATTGTTCTTCAAAATTGGTTCGGGTGATCGTTATCGCAACCTGTATCCACTAATGCATGTGGAAGGCTTTGCTGATGGTTTGCGCGAATATCGCCCTAACAAACGCAGTTTGATTCTTGCGCGTGCTGCTTATTTAGGTTCACAGCGCACGGGCGGTCTTTTCTGGTCGTCAGATATTCAGCCAAGTTGGGAGGCGCTCAAGCGTCAGGTACCAACGGGTTTGAACATGACTGCTTCAGGTTTTGCATACTGGGGTAACGACATAGGTGGCTGGCAATGGTTGCCACAAACAACTTCTGCAACTAAAGCGCCTTTGCTAGATCCGTCTGATGCCCGCGAAACTGTAGGCCAAAACCACGATTATCCAGAGCTGCACACGCGCTGGTTCCAGTACGGCACCTTCTTGCCAACCTTGCGTTTACACGGTGATCGCAAGCACGCGGAAATCTGGGCATTTGGTAAAGAGGCGGAAGCCATCATGGCGAAATATGATCGCCTGCGTTATCAGTTGATTCCTTACATCTATTCGCAAGCCAAGCGCACTTACGATACAGGCTCACCTTTCATGCGTGCACTTTGGGTAGATTTCCCGAATGATCCAAAAGTAGCGAATATTGGTGATCAATATATGTTTGGTCCTGCATTCCTGGTTGCACCAGTAACCGAACAAGCGCAAACAGAAAAAGACGTTTATTTGCCAGCGGGTGCGGATTGGTACAACTTCTGGACCAATGAGAAATTTGCCGGTGGCCAAACCATTAAAGTGGCTGCGCCTATCGACCAAATTCCTGTGTTTGTAAAAGCCGGTTCGATTGTGCCTATCGGTGCTGATATCCAAAGCACGGCGACCAAACAAGCTATTGCCAGCATTAAAGTGTACCCAGGTGCTGACGCTGACTTTACTCTTTATGATGACGATGGCGTAAGCCTGGATTACCAAAAAGGTAAGGGCACAAGCACTAAATTACATTGGAATAATTCCAGCAAAGTGTTGAGCGGTGCTTCTTCCAATTTGGTAAATGTAATTAGCAAATAA
- a CDS encoding winged helix-turn-helix domain-containing protein → MFLSTGIEQQIPKRVLVFFYFLCYEKKDRNLRFDWVISNQSDLMKYAFKEFVFDSEQLILYKNNDVIACRHNEAKLLALFLSEPQRVFSKDEILEQVWAGKVVSEQAVFQNISLLRALFGEDAIKTFSKKGYQWQLDTMPYVEPPFAPAATQLATAVNSRFGRSFWVAIALALIVLSTGYFLYWRSVQSDSQLTRVALLPLLIKPNDQHNANLDAELVKSVWEGINQTNTFHPVIVSGIKDYDDFFYTPQKYFTQITQQTRSGIVMVAKLGMRGSKISINYLLKSEKGIWGAGHEAETVPLLLEKLNAHVALVLQSKILDMDSLDSALRNAKLKILHQQASDDFNVLSQLIHSEIQTGNTDNAILLAGEMVERAQFQGDKLREAWAYVLVADAFIAQGLYENAGPKLQKALEIFQAEQDSSSLAVTQYSYARLAFAKNDYALFKQSVVAAMRFAKEAQDPLLEVNASNYLSVTANKFGEKLDRQTYLERSEAILDQTHQSKEHYGSVYFYAGMFAETPVLAEKNYRKVLAILPADQEWWERERAQVHLAELLIKQARWEEALELFPKDKLQGSEELMVAKIYAAQQQWSQAEAHGLSAFKLANLNGQASSALDAALSLVTIYQEAGTPEKAQVHRQFLHREAKNVAYWIKFNKDALDKAGIALE, encoded by the coding sequence TTGTTTTTATCCACCGGAATTGAGCAACAAATCCCCAAAAGAGTCTTAGTTTTTTTCTATTTCTTGTGTTATGAGAAAAAAGATAGAAATTTAAGGTTTGACTGGGTGATTTCTAATCAGAGTGATTTGATGAAATACGCATTTAAAGAATTTGTCTTCGACAGCGAACAGCTCATCCTTTATAAAAATAATGACGTTATTGCTTGTCGCCACAATGAGGCCAAGCTCCTGGCGTTATTTTTAAGTGAACCTCAGCGGGTTTTTAGTAAGGACGAGATTCTTGAGCAGGTATGGGCTGGTAAGGTGGTCTCTGAACAAGCGGTGTTTCAAAACATCAGTTTATTGAGGGCTTTATTTGGTGAAGATGCGATCAAGACTTTTTCAAAAAAAGGCTATCAGTGGCAATTAGACACAATGCCTTATGTTGAACCTCCATTTGCCCCGGCTGCAACACAACTTGCTACAGCAGTGAATTCCCGCTTTGGTAGATCTTTTTGGGTTGCTATCGCACTGGCTTTAATTGTTTTGAGCACGGGTTATTTCTTGTATTGGCGTTCAGTTCAATCTGATTCTCAGCTTACCCGCGTTGCATTATTACCCTTGTTGATTAAGCCTAATGACCAACATAACGCAAATCTCGATGCCGAATTAGTAAAGTCTGTTTGGGAAGGAATTAACCAAACTAATACTTTTCATCCAGTCATTGTCAGCGGCATTAAAGACTATGATGACTTTTTTTATACGCCACAAAAATATTTTACCCAAATTACTCAACAAACCCGAAGTGGCATTGTGATGGTTGCCAAGCTGGGAATGCGAGGAAGTAAAATCAGCATTAACTACTTACTAAAAAGTGAAAAAGGCATATGGGGTGCAGGACATGAAGCTGAGACAGTGCCTTTATTGCTGGAGAAGTTGAATGCGCATGTTGCTCTTGTTTTGCAATCTAAAATATTGGATATGGACTCTTTAGATTCAGCTTTGAGAAATGCAAAACTAAAAATATTACATCAGCAAGCGTCAGATGACTTTAATGTGTTGTCGCAATTGATTCACAGTGAAATTCAAACTGGAAATACAGATAATGCCATTTTATTAGCTGGCGAAATGGTTGAGCGCGCGCAGTTTCAAGGCGACAAGCTAAGGGAAGCTTGGGCTTATGTCCTTGTGGCCGATGCCTTCATTGCGCAAGGACTTTATGAAAATGCCGGGCCAAAATTACAAAAAGCCCTGGAAATTTTTCAGGCGGAACAAGATTCATCGTCATTGGCAGTCACGCAATATAGCTATGCGCGTTTGGCCTTTGCTAAAAACGACTACGCACTTTTTAAGCAATCTGTAGTTGCTGCCATGCGATTTGCAAAAGAAGCTCAGGATCCTTTACTTGAGGTTAATGCAAGCAACTATTTATCGGTAACCGCTAATAAGTTTGGTGAGAAGCTCGATAGGCAAACTTATTTGGAACGCTCGGAAGCTATTCTGGATCAAACCCATCAATCAAAAGAACATTATGGCAGCGTGTATTTTTATGCAGGGATGTTTGCTGAAACTCCCGTGCTGGCAGAAAAAAATTATCGCAAGGTATTGGCAATATTACCTGCCGATCAAGAGTGGTGGGAGCGTGAGAGAGCGCAGGTACATTTGGCAGAGTTGCTAATTAAGCAGGCTCGTTGGGAGGAGGCACTTGAGCTTTTCCCGAAGGATAAACTGCAAGGTTCTGAAGAGTTGATGGTTGCAAAAATCTATGCGGCGCAACAGCAATGGAGCCAAGCAGAGGCGCATGGGTTAAGTGCATTTAAGTTGGCCAACCTGAATGGACAAGCTAGCTCTGCGCTGGATGCGGCTCTCTCGCTAGTCACTATTTATCAAGAAGCTGGAACACCGGAAAAGGCACAGGTTCACCGGCAATTTCTGCATCGTGAGGCGAAAAATGTGGCTTATTGGATTAAATTTAATAAAGACGCCTTGGATAAGGCAGGGATAGCGTTGGAGTAG